One window of the Pseudomonas knackmussii B13 genome contains the following:
- a CDS encoding 5-guanidino-2-oxopentanoate decarboxylase codes for MQNNNTLTGGQALVRLLANYGVDTVFGIPGVHTLELYRGLPGSGIRHVLTRHEQGAGFMADGYARVSGKPGVAFIITGPGVTNAATAIGQAYADSIPMLVISSVNHTASLGKGWGCLHETQDQRAMTAPITAFSAVALSAEDLPELIARAYAVFDSERPRPVHISVPLDVLAAPIARDWTNEVVRRAGRGLPSADALRQAVDKLAAAKRPMIIAGGGALHAADALAALSERLAAPLFTSVAGKGLLAPEAPLAAGATLCVQAGWDMIAEADVVLAIGTEMADTDYWCERLPLTGEVIRVDVDSRKFNDFYPSAVALLGDSKATAEALLAALPAAARDASGARDRVAQLRKQIDGSHAPLQLIHKAILERIAKVLPDNAFIASDMTQLAYSGNYLYPSKAPRGWLHPTGYGTLGYGVPAGIGAKFGAPERPGLILVGDGGFLYTAQELATATEELDSPLVVLLWNNDALGQIRDDMISLDIEPIGVLPRNPDFALLARAYGCEVRQPQSLDELERELCEGFAHPGVTLIELKHACAK; via the coding sequence ATGCAGAACAACAACACCCTCACCGGCGGCCAGGCCCTGGTCCGCCTGCTCGCCAACTACGGCGTCGACACCGTATTCGGCATCCCCGGCGTACACACCCTGGAGCTCTATCGCGGCCTGCCCGGCAGTGGCATCCGCCATGTGCTGACCCGCCACGAGCAGGGTGCCGGCTTCATGGCCGACGGCTACGCGCGCGTGAGCGGCAAGCCCGGCGTGGCCTTCATCATCACCGGTCCGGGCGTGACCAATGCCGCTACCGCCATCGGCCAGGCCTATGCCGACTCCATCCCGATGCTGGTGATTTCCAGCGTCAACCACACCGCCAGCCTGGGCAAAGGCTGGGGCTGCCTGCACGAGACCCAGGACCAGCGCGCCATGACCGCGCCCATCACAGCGTTCTCGGCCGTTGCCTTGAGCGCAGAGGATTTGCCCGAGCTGATCGCCCGCGCCTACGCGGTGTTCGACAGCGAGCGCCCGCGCCCGGTGCACATCTCGGTACCGCTCGATGTACTCGCCGCACCCATCGCCCGCGACTGGACCAACGAAGTCGTGCGCCGCGCCGGCCGTGGTCTGCCGAGCGCCGATGCGCTGCGTCAGGCTGTGGATAAGCTCGCTGCCGCCAAGCGCCCGATGATCATCGCCGGCGGCGGTGCACTGCATGCCGCCGACGCCCTGGCTGCGCTCAGCGAGCGTCTGGCCGCGCCGCTGTTCACCAGCGTCGCCGGCAAGGGCCTGCTGGCGCCGGAAGCACCGCTCGCCGCTGGTGCCACGCTCTGCGTGCAGGCTGGTTGGGACATGATCGCCGAGGCCGACGTGGTCCTCGCCATCGGCACCGAGATGGCCGACACCGATTACTGGTGCGAGCGTCTGCCGCTGACCGGCGAGGTGATCCGCGTCGATGTCGACTCGCGCAAGTTCAATGACTTCTACCCGAGTGCCGTGGCGCTGCTGGGCGATTCGAAAGCCACCGCCGAAGCGCTGCTCGCTGCGCTGCCGGCTGCTGCCCGTGATGCTTCCGGCGCCCGTGACCGCGTCGCCCAGCTGCGCAAGCAAATCGACGGCAGCCACGCGCCGCTGCAGCTTATCCACAAGGCGATCCTCGAACGCATCGCCAAGGTGCTGCCGGACAACGCCTTCATCGCCAGCGACATGACCCAGCTCGCCTACAGCGGCAACTACCTCTACCCGAGCAAGGCCCCGCGCGGCTGGCTGCACCCCACCGGCTACGGCACCCTCGGCTACGGCGTGCCCGCCGGCATCGGCGCCAAGTTCGGCGCGCCGGAGCGTCCGGGCCTGATCCTGGTGGGCGATGGCGGCTTCCTCTACACCGCGCAGGAACTGGCTACCGCCACCGAGGAACTGGATAGCCCGCTGGTCGTGCTGCTGTGGAACAACGATGCGCTCGGGCAGATCCGCGACGACATGATCAGCCTCGACATCGAGCCCATCGGCGTCCTGCCGCGCAACCCGGACTTCGCCCTGTTGGCTCGCGCCTACGGCTGCGAAGTGCGTCAGCCGCAGAGCCTGGACGAGCTGGAGCGCGAGCTGTGCGAAGGCTTCGCCCACCCGGGCGTGACCCTCATCGAACTGAAACACGCCTGCGCGAAGTAG
- a CDS encoding acetate--CoA ligase family protein: MSQRENLKRLLAPKHLAFIGGRSMARALKRCAEGGFAGQMWLVNPQYDELEGVPCVRSIAELPEGPDAVFVATNRDLTLQAVAELAAKGAGGAICYASGFAETGAEGEALQARLLEAAGDMALLGPNCYGLLDYLHGSALWPVAHGGHIVEKGVAVLTQSGNFAYNLSMSDRSLPIAYMASVGNQAQLGVSELMDVLLDEPRVTAIGLHLEGLKNVPGFARAAHKALQKGIPIIALKTGVSQIGAELALSHTSSLAGSDALYDALFDRLGVIRVSGPVSFIETLKAAACGNLPAGPSLAALACSGGDAGLIADYAERNGLSLPKLVEAQRTELAQVLPDYANIANPLDFTTAIWGDGPALDRMLDSALQTEADAALLVLDYPGEETGERPQCDLLLELYCAALKRHDKVGFIASALPELLPAHARELLHGHGVAALQGVEDGLAAWGRIAHYRQRREVLLARGEAALVPLCPQALEGQGRLLDEWQSKQLLKPFGLPLPAAVLSTPGQAREAAADLGYPLVLKAVSADLPHKTEAGGVALNLRNEAALEAALFDMRENLAKHAPNVAFDQVLLERMASPPLAELIVGIKREVGFGLALVLGAGGILVELLKDSRSLLLPTTDAAIRDALHSLRSAPLLTGFRGRPAVDMDKLVDAIRAVADFACEHADSLVELDVNPLLVNAEGAVAVDALVRTAE; this comes from the coding sequence ATGAGCCAACGTGAAAACCTCAAGCGCCTGCTGGCCCCGAAGCACCTGGCCTTCATCGGCGGCCGCAGCATGGCGCGCGCGCTCAAGCGCTGCGCCGAAGGCGGCTTTGCCGGCCAGATGTGGCTGGTCAACCCGCAATACGACGAACTCGAAGGCGTGCCCTGCGTGCGCAGCATTGCCGAACTGCCGGAAGGCCCGGACGCGGTGTTCGTCGCCACCAACCGCGACCTGACCCTGCAGGCCGTCGCCGAACTGGCCGCCAAGGGCGCCGGCGGCGCCATCTGCTACGCCTCCGGCTTCGCCGAGACCGGTGCCGAGGGCGAAGCCCTGCAGGCGCGCCTGCTCGAAGCGGCCGGCGACATGGCCCTGCTCGGCCCGAACTGCTACGGCCTGCTCGACTACCTGCACGGGTCGGCCCTGTGGCCGGTGGCCCACGGCGGGCACATCGTCGAGAAGGGCGTGGCGGTGCTGACCCAGAGCGGCAACTTTGCCTACAACCTGTCGATGAGCGACCGCTCGCTGCCGATCGCCTACATGGCCTCGGTGGGCAACCAGGCGCAGCTGGGCGTTTCCGAACTGATGGACGTACTGCTCGACGAGCCGCGCGTCACCGCCATCGGCCTGCACCTGGAAGGGCTGAAGAACGTCCCCGGATTCGCCCGCGCAGCCCACAAGGCGCTGCAGAAGGGCATCCCGATCATCGCCCTGAAGACCGGCGTGTCGCAGATCGGCGCGGAACTCGCGCTCAGCCACACCAGCTCGCTGGCCGGCTCCGACGCACTCTACGATGCGCTCTTCGATCGCCTCGGCGTGATCCGTGTAAGCGGCCCGGTGAGCTTCATCGAAACCCTCAAGGCCGCCGCCTGCGGCAACCTGCCGGCCGGCCCGAGCCTGGCCGCGCTGGCCTGCTCCGGCGGCGACGCCGGGCTGATTGCCGACTACGCCGAACGCAACGGCCTGAGCCTGCCCAAGCTGGTCGAAGCGCAGCGCACCGAGCTGGCCCAGGTGCTGCCGGACTACGCCAACATCGCCAACCCGCTGGACTTCACCACCGCCATCTGGGGCGACGGTCCGGCGCTGGACAGGATGCTCGACAGCGCTCTGCAAACCGAAGCCGACGCCGCGCTGCTGGTGCTCGATTACCCGGGCGAAGAGACCGGCGAACGTCCGCAATGCGACCTGCTGCTGGAGCTGTACTGCGCGGCGCTGAAGCGCCACGACAAGGTCGGCTTCATCGCCTCGGCGCTGCCCGAACTGCTGCCAGCGCATGCCCGCGAACTGCTGCACGGCCACGGCGTCGCCGCACTGCAAGGCGTGGAAGACGGCCTCGCCGCCTGGGGCCGCATCGCCCACTACCGTCAGCGCCGCGAGGTGCTGCTGGCGCGTGGTGAAGCGGCGCTCGTGCCGTTGTGCCCGCAAGCGCTGGAAGGCCAGGGCCGCCTGCTCGACGAGTGGCAATCCAAGCAACTGCTGAAGCCCTTCGGCCTGCCGCTGCCGGCCGCCGTGCTGAGCACTCCTGGCCAGGCCCGCGAGGCTGCCGCCGACCTCGGCTATCCGCTGGTGCTCAAGGCGGTCAGCGCCGACCTGCCGCACAAGACCGAAGCCGGTGGCGTGGCGCTCAACCTGCGCAACGAGGCGGCCCTGGAAGCAGCGTTGTTCGACATGCGCGAGAACCTGGCGAAGCACGCGCCCAATGTGGCCTTCGACCAGGTCCTGCTGGAGCGCATGGCGAGCCCGCCGCTGGCCGAGCTGATCGTCGGCATCAAGCGCGAGGTTGGCTTCGGCCTGGCCCTGGTGCTGGGCGCCGGCGGCATTCTCGTCGAGCTGCTCAAGGACAGCCGCAGCCTGCTGCTGCCGACCACCGACGCGGCCATCCGCGACGCCCTGCACAGCCTGCGCAGCGCGCCGCTGCTCACCGGCTTCCGCGGTCGTCCGGCGGTGGACATGGACAAGCTGGTCGATGCCATCCGCGCGGTGGCCGACTTCGCCTGCGAGCACGCCGACAGCCTGGTGGAACTGGACGTCAACCCGCTGCTGGTGAACGCCGAAGGCGCGGTCGCGGTAGACGCCCTGGTTCGTACTGCCGAATGA
- a CDS encoding NAD(P)H-dependent oxidoreductase: MNVLIVHAHNEPQSFSTALYQLAEETLRGQGHEVKTSDLYAMNWNPVASAADFGNRTNPDYLVYALEQREGAKAKTIAADIQGELDKLLWADLVIFNFPIYWFSAPAILKGWFDRVLVSGICYGGKRFYDQGGLAGKKALVTVTLGGRDHMFGEDAIHGPLEDMLRPILRGTLAYTGMSVLPPFVAWHVPYISTEARQDFLRQYQERLQRLEQDQPLEFVRLDQFDERLYPLPR, from the coding sequence ATGAACGTACTCATCGTCCACGCCCACAACGAACCCCAGTCCTTCAGCACCGCGCTGTACCAACTGGCCGAGGAAACCCTGCGCGGCCAGGGCCACGAGGTGAAGACCTCGGACCTCTACGCGATGAACTGGAACCCGGTGGCCAGCGCCGCCGACTTCGGCAACCGCACCAACCCGGACTACCTGGTGTACGCCCTGGAACAGCGCGAAGGCGCCAAGGCCAAGACCATCGCTGCCGATATCCAGGGCGAGCTGGACAAGCTGCTCTGGGCGGACCTGGTGATCTTCAACTTCCCGATCTACTGGTTCTCCGCGCCGGCCATCCTCAAGGGCTGGTTCGACCGCGTGCTGGTCTCGGGCATCTGCTACGGCGGCAAGCGCTTCTACGACCAGGGCGGCCTGGCCGGCAAGAAAGCGCTGGTGACCGTGACCCTCGGCGGGCGCGACCACATGTTCGGCGAAGACGCGATCCACGGCCCGCTGGAAGACATGCTGCGGCCGATCCTGCGCGGCACCCTGGCCTACACCGGCATGAGCGTGCTGCCGCCCTTCGTGGCCTGGCACGTGCCCTACATCAGCACCGAGGCGCGCCAGGACTTCCTGCGCCAGTACCAGGAGCGCCTGCAGCGCCTGGAGCAGGACCAGCCGCTGGAATTCGTGCGCCTGGATCAGTTCGACGAGCGCCTGTACCCGCTGCCGCGTTGA
- a CDS encoding pyridoxal phosphate-dependent aminotransferase — MRFSNFTQRIAGDGAAAWDIHYRALARMEQGDDILLLSVGDPDFDTPAPIVQSAIDSLLSGNTHYSDVRGKRGLREAIARRHTQRSGQAVDANNVVVLAGAQCALYAVAQCVLNPGDEVIVAEPMYVTYEAVFGACGAKVVPVSVRSEHGFRVQAEDVAKLITPRTRAIAMNSPHNPSGASLPRATWEALAALCVEHDLWMISDEVYSELIFDGEHVSPASLPGMAERTATLNSLSKSHAMTGWRLGWVVGSEALCGHLENLALCMLYGLPDFIQDAACTALEAQLPELEAMREAYRQRRDLVLDCLQDCVGLRALRPDGGMFVMVDIRPTGLSAQAFADLLLDRFGVSVLAGEAFGPSAAGHIRLGLVLGAAPLREACRRIALCAAELLQEKRYA; from the coding sequence ATGCGCTTCTCGAACTTCACCCAACGCATCGCCGGCGACGGCGCTGCCGCCTGGGACATCCACTACCGCGCCCTGGCGCGCATGGAGCAGGGCGACGACATCCTCCTGCTGTCGGTCGGCGACCCCGACTTCGACACCCCGGCGCCCATCGTGCAGTCGGCCATCGACAGCCTGCTCAGCGGCAACACCCACTACTCCGACGTGCGCGGCAAGCGCGGCCTGCGCGAAGCCATCGCCCGCCGCCACACGCAGCGCAGTGGCCAGGCCGTGGACGCGAACAACGTCGTGGTGCTGGCCGGCGCACAGTGCGCGCTTTATGCCGTTGCGCAATGCGTACTGAATCCGGGCGACGAGGTGATAGTCGCCGAGCCCATGTACGTCACCTATGAAGCGGTGTTCGGTGCCTGCGGCGCCAAGGTCGTGCCGGTGTCGGTGCGCTCCGAGCACGGCTTCCGCGTGCAGGCCGAGGACGTGGCGAAACTCATCACCCCGCGCACCCGCGCCATCGCCATGAACAGCCCGCACAACCCCTCAGGCGCCAGCCTGCCGCGCGCCACCTGGGAGGCCTTGGCCGCGCTGTGCGTCGAACATGACCTGTGGATGATTTCCGACGAGGTCTACAGCGAGCTGATCTTCGACGGCGAGCACGTCAGCCCGGCCAGCCTGCCAGGCATGGCCGAGCGCACCGCGACCCTCAACAGCCTGTCCAAGTCCCACGCCATGACCGGTTGGCGGCTGGGCTGGGTGGTCGGTTCCGAAGCGCTCTGCGGGCACCTGGAAAACCTCGCCCTGTGCATGCTCTACGGCTTGCCGGACTTCATCCAGGATGCCGCCTGCACCGCCCTGGAAGCGCAGCTGCCGGAACTGGAAGCCATGCGCGAGGCCTACCGCCAGCGCCGCGATCTGGTCCTCGACTGCCTGCAGGACTGCGTCGGCCTGCGCGCCCTGCGTCCGGACGGCGGCATGTTCGTGATGGTCGACATCCGCCCCACCGGCCTCTCGGCGCAAGCGTTCGCCGACTTGCTGCTGGATCGCTTCGGCGTCTCGGTGCTGGCCGGCGAAGCCTTCGGCCCCAGCGCTGCCGGACACATCCGCCTGGGCCTGGTGCTCGGCGCCGCGCCGCTGCGCGAAGCCTGCCGCCGTATCGCCCTGTGCGCCGCCGAACTCTTGCAGGAGAAACGCTATGCATGA
- a CDS encoding enoyl-CoA hydratase/isomerase family protein, with translation MTDASLLSRVQDGIAWITLNRPQQRNALDVPTLKALLALLDAHEADPAVRVLVLTGSGRGFCAGADLAEWAEAEARGELESYGWTETAHALMTRLHTLDKPTIAAINGTAVGAGMDLSLCCDFRIAAASARFKAGYTGMAYSPDAGASWHLPRLIGSEAAKRLLFLDELWNAERALAAGLVGEVIADEQLLDAVGEFAARLAAGPTFAFAQTKRLIRDGANRSLAQQLEAEQAAGLLCGRSEDAAEALRAVADKRSPQFKGR, from the coding sequence ATGACTGACGCATCCCTGCTCAGCCGGGTCCAGGACGGTATCGCCTGGATCACCCTGAACCGCCCGCAGCAGCGCAACGCGCTCGACGTCCCCACCCTCAAGGCCCTGCTCGCCCTGCTCGACGCCCATGAAGCCGACCCGGCCGTGCGCGTCCTGGTGCTGACCGGCAGCGGCCGTGGCTTCTGCGCCGGCGCCGACCTCGCCGAATGGGCCGAGGCCGAGGCCCGCGGCGAGCTGGAAAGCTACGGCTGGACCGAGACCGCCCACGCCCTGATGACCCGCCTGCACACCCTGGACAAGCCGACCATCGCCGCCATCAACGGCACCGCCGTCGGCGCCGGCATGGACCTCTCGCTGTGCTGCGACTTCCGCATCGCCGCCGCCTCCGCGCGTTTCAAGGCCGGCTACACCGGCATGGCCTACAGCCCCGACGCCGGCGCCAGCTGGCACCTGCCGCGGCTGATCGGCAGCGAAGCCGCCAAGCGCCTGCTGTTCCTCGACGAACTGTGGAACGCCGAACGCGCCCTGGCCGCCGGCCTGGTCGGTGAAGTCATCGCCGACGAGCAACTGCTCGACGCCGTGGGTGAATTCGCCGCGCGCCTGGCCGCCGGCCCGACCTTCGCCTTCGCCCAGACCAAACGCCTGATCCGCGACGGCGCCAACCGCTCGCTGGCCCAGCAGCTGGAAGCCGAACAGGCCGCCGGCCTGCTCTGCGGCCGCAGCGAGGATGCCGCCGAAGCCCTGCGCGCCGTGGCCGACAAACGTTCCCCCCAATTCAAAGGCCGCTGA
- a CDS encoding acyl-CoA dehydrogenase family protein, whose protein sequence is MDFKLTQEQEMLVEAVKAFVEKELLPHEEEVDRADAVSPELAAQIRGKAIAAGFYAFNMPEEVGGGGLDYLSQALVERELSKVSWALHVFVARPSKILMACKGEQIQDYLLPVVQGEKIDCFALTEPGAGSDANSIKTRAVRDGDDFVLNGAKHFISHAGHADFAIVFAVTDSYERNGKKRNAVTAFLVDKGTPGMTVRRGPRCVSNKGYHTYEIFFDDCRVPASKVLGEVDKGWEVANAWLTAGRVMVAANCVGQAQRALDLALQWSADRKQFGQAIGSYQGISFKLADMATQIRAAELMTLHTAWKMDQGSMTDGEAGMAKLFASEVLGKVADETVQIFGGMGLMDEGPVERIWRNARIERIWEGTSEIQRHIISRELLRPLLR, encoded by the coding sequence ATGGACTTCAAACTGACCCAGGAACAGGAAATGCTCGTCGAGGCGGTCAAGGCCTTCGTCGAGAAGGAACTGCTGCCCCACGAGGAAGAAGTGGACCGCGCCGACGCCGTGTCCCCGGAGCTCGCCGCGCAGATTCGCGGCAAGGCCATCGCCGCCGGCTTCTACGCCTTCAACATGCCCGAGGAAGTCGGTGGCGGCGGCCTCGACTACCTGTCCCAGGCGCTGGTCGAGCGCGAGCTGTCCAAGGTCTCCTGGGCGCTGCACGTGTTCGTCGCGCGGCCCTCGAAGATCCTCATGGCGTGCAAGGGCGAGCAGATCCAGGACTACCTGCTGCCGGTGGTGCAAGGCGAGAAGATCGACTGCTTCGCCCTCACCGAGCCGGGCGCCGGTTCCGACGCCAACTCGATCAAGACCCGCGCCGTGCGTGACGGCGACGACTTCGTGCTGAACGGCGCCAAGCACTTCATCAGCCACGCCGGCCACGCCGACTTCGCCATCGTCTTCGCGGTGACCGACAGCTACGAGCGCAACGGCAAGAAGCGCAACGCCGTGACCGCCTTCCTGGTCGACAAGGGCACCCCGGGCATGACCGTGCGCCGTGGCCCGCGCTGCGTCAGCAACAAGGGCTACCACACCTACGAAATCTTCTTCGACGACTGCCGCGTGCCGGCCTCCAAGGTCCTCGGCGAAGTCGACAAGGGCTGGGAAGTGGCCAACGCCTGGCTCACCGCCGGCCGCGTGATGGTCGCCGCCAACTGCGTCGGCCAGGCCCAGCGCGCGCTGGACCTGGCGCTGCAGTGGTCGGCCGACCGCAAGCAGTTCGGCCAGGCCATCGGCAGCTACCAGGGCATCTCCTTCAAGCTCGCCGACATGGCCACGCAGATCCGCGCCGCCGAGCTGATGACCCTGCACACCGCCTGGAAGATGGACCAGGGCAGCATGACCGACGGCGAGGCCGGCATGGCCAAGCTGTTCGCCAGCGAAGTGCTGGGCAAGGTCGCCGACGAAACCGTGCAGATCTTCGGCGGCATGGGCCTGATGGACGAAGGCCCGGTGGAACGCATCTGGCGTAACGCGCGCATCGAGCGCATCTGGGAAGGCACCTCGGAAATCCAGCGCCACATCATTTCCCGCGAACTGCTGCGCCCGCTGCTGCGTTGA
- a CDS encoding MurR/RpiR family transcriptional regulator: MPSLKDRLASPEVVLTPAERKVLRALLDDYPRLGLGPMARLARQAGVSDPTILRLVKKLGFGGYADFQETLLSDVDDRLRSPSTLLAERRERMEDADAWSGYLANTRDNLQHTLGLTQADDIRLLCDWLLDPRFRVFCHGGRFSRFLAGYLVTHLRLLRGGCLWLDDGMALPDLLHDMDRQSLLVLFDYRRYQAQALLVAQTAKARGARVVLFTDIYASPLRELADLIVSAPVESSSPFDSLVPAMAQVEALVASLVARSDNQLDERLEVIDQLRSAFNTHLLEE, encoded by the coding sequence ATGCCCAGCCTCAAAGATCGCCTCGCTTCGCCGGAAGTCGTCCTGACCCCGGCCGAACGCAAGGTCCTGCGTGCTCTCCTCGACGATTACCCGCGCCTGGGCCTCGGCCCGATGGCGCGCCTGGCCCGGCAGGCCGGAGTCAGCGATCCGACCATCCTGCGGCTGGTGAAGAAGCTCGGCTTCGGCGGCTACGCCGATTTCCAGGAAACCCTGCTCAGCGACGTCGACGATCGCCTGCGCTCGCCGAGCACCTTGCTTGCCGAACGCCGCGAGCGCATGGAGGACGCCGACGCCTGGTCAGGCTACCTGGCTAACACACGCGACAACCTGCAGCACACCCTTGGCCTGACCCAGGCTGATGACATCCGCTTGCTGTGCGACTGGCTGCTCGACCCGCGCTTTCGCGTGTTCTGCCACGGCGGCCGCTTCAGTCGCTTCCTCGCCGGCTACCTGGTCACCCACCTGCGGCTGCTGCGCGGTGGGTGCCTGTGGCTGGACGACGGCATGGCGCTGCCCGACCTGCTGCACGACATGGATCGCCAGTCGCTGCTGGTGCTGTTCGACTACCGGCGTTACCAGGCCCAGGCCCTGCTCGTTGCGCAGACCGCCAAGGCGCGTGGCGCTCGCGTGGTGCTGTTCACCGATATCTACGCCTCGCCACTGCGCGAACTGGCCGACCTGATCGTCAGCGCGCCGGTGGAGTCGAGCTCGCCGTTCGACTCCCTGGTCCCCGCCATGGCACAGGTCGAAGCGCTGGTCGCCAGCCTGGTGGCGCGCAGCGACAACCAACTGGATGAACGCCTGGAGGTCATCGACCAGTTGCGTTCCGCCTTCAACACCCATCTGCTCGAGGAGTGA
- a CDS encoding aldehyde dehydrogenase family protein, translating to MHDRLKLYIDGAWVAPQGQGLAEVQNPATEEVIGRVPLGAEADVNRAVDAARRAFPAWSTTPSHVRAGYIRALAEQLKARADEMAALITAELGMPVQWCRMVQVDGPIEGLESYAPLAAHMDEVREVGNSLIVKEAVGVCAFINPWNYPLHQLIGKLAPALAAGCTVVVKPSQDTPLHAFLLAEMIDAIGLPAGVFNLVSGPGSKVGEALSRHPDVDMVSFTGSTTAGIRVSEAAAPTVKRVCLELGGKSPFLITADADLAAAVRHGVQDVMINSGQTCTALTRMLLPASRYAEALEIARAEAEALKLGDPLDADSFLGPMCSAGQRRTVLDYIRIGQEEGARLICGGADRPFGLERGHYVQPTVFADVNNQMRIAREEIFGPVLCLIPYADEAEALQIANDSPFGLSSAVWAGDREDGLRLARQMRAGQCFVNGGAFNYRAPFGGYKQSGNGREWGEQGLHEFVELKAIQL from the coding sequence ATGCATGACCGCCTGAAGCTCTACATCGACGGGGCCTGGGTGGCGCCCCAAGGGCAGGGCCTGGCCGAGGTGCAGAACCCGGCCACCGAGGAAGTCATCGGCCGCGTACCGCTGGGCGCCGAAGCCGACGTGAACCGCGCGGTGGACGCCGCGCGCCGCGCATTCCCGGCCTGGTCGACTACGCCGTCCCACGTGCGCGCCGGCTACATCCGCGCCCTGGCCGAACAGCTGAAAGCACGCGCCGACGAGATGGCCGCGCTGATCACCGCCGAACTGGGCATGCCGGTGCAGTGGTGCCGCATGGTGCAGGTCGACGGTCCGATCGAGGGCCTGGAAAGTTACGCGCCTCTGGCTGCTCACATGGACGAAGTGCGCGAGGTCGGCAACTCGCTGATCGTGAAGGAAGCGGTCGGCGTCTGCGCCTTCATCAACCCCTGGAACTACCCGCTGCATCAACTGATCGGCAAGCTCGCCCCGGCCCTGGCCGCCGGCTGCACCGTGGTGGTGAAGCCGAGCCAGGACACTCCGCTGCACGCCTTCCTGCTGGCCGAGATGATCGACGCCATCGGCCTGCCGGCCGGGGTGTTCAACCTGGTCAGCGGCCCCGGCTCGAAGGTCGGCGAGGCGCTGTCGCGGCATCCCGATGTGGACATGGTGTCCTTCACCGGGTCGACCACTGCAGGCATTCGCGTGTCCGAGGCTGCGGCGCCGACGGTCAAGCGCGTGTGCCTGGAGCTGGGCGGCAAGTCGCCGTTCCTGATCACCGCTGATGCCGATCTCGCAGCCGCCGTGCGCCATGGTGTGCAGGACGTGATGATCAACTCCGGGCAGACCTGCACTGCGCTGACCCGCATGCTGCTGCCGGCCAGCCGTTACGCCGAAGCACTGGAAATCGCCCGTGCCGAAGCCGAGGCGTTGAAGCTCGGCGACCCGCTGGATGCGGACAGCTTCCTCGGCCCGATGTGCTCGGCCGGCCAGCGCCGCACCGTGCTGGACTACATCCGCATCGGCCAGGAAGAGGGTGCGCGCCTGATCTGCGGTGGCGCTGATCGCCCCTTCGGCCTGGAGCGCGGCCACTACGTGCAGCCGACGGTGTTCGCCGACGTGAACAACCAGATGCGCATCGCCCGCGAGGAAATCTTCGGCCCGGTGCTCTGCCTGATTCCCTACGCCGACGAAGCCGAAGCCCTGCAGATCGCCAACGACTCGCCGTTCGGCCTGTCCAGCGCGGTCTGGGCCGGCGACCGCGAAGACGGCCTGCGCCTCGCCCGGCAGATGCGCGCCGGCCAATGCTTCGTCAACGGTGGTGCCTTCAACTACCGCGCGCCCTTTGGCGGCTACAAGCAGTCCGGTAACGGCCGCGAATGGGGCGAGCAGGGCTTGCACGAGTTCGTCGAGCTCAAGGCCATCCAGCTCTGA
- a CDS encoding LysR family transcriptional regulator: MDTLHAMRVFTRVVDSGSFTAAANALGLSTAQVSRVVSDLEGHLQARLLHRTTRRLALTETGGRYLQRCREILLDVDEAEAEANGAHLRPRGRLRVHSLTGLGQQHLIPLISRYGEQHPEVYIELTLAQRQPDILEDGQDVVITRDRELPDSEYVAQTLGTIYSVLCASPGYLARHGTPRAVEDLREHRCLRLQDPTFPEGWAFDENNEGSVIRPRDTFMVNVAEALAGAARANMGICLLPSYVAAPALRQGELVRVLPEHRLHVRQIFALYPSRRFLDAKIRTWVEFLKEELPSAFDADERVLNDAKHWA; encoded by the coding sequence GTGGACACTCTACATGCGATGCGGGTCTTCACCCGCGTGGTCGATTCCGGCAGCTTCACCGCCGCTGCGAATGCCCTGGGGCTTTCCACGGCCCAGGTGTCGCGGGTGGTTTCGGATCTCGAAGGCCACCTGCAGGCGCGCCTGCTGCACCGCACCACCCGGCGCCTGGCGCTGACCGAGACCGGCGGGCGCTACCTGCAGCGCTGCCGCGAGATCCTCCTCGACGTGGATGAAGCCGAGGCCGAAGCCAACGGCGCGCACCTGCGTCCGCGGGGCCGTCTGCGCGTGCATTCGCTCACCGGCCTGGGCCAGCAGCACCTGATTCCGCTGATCTCGCGCTACGGCGAGCAGCATCCGGAGGTCTACATCGAGCTGACCCTGGCCCAGCGCCAGCCGGACATCCTCGAGGACGGCCAGGACGTGGTCATCACCCGCGACCGCGAGCTGCCCGACTCCGAATATGTCGCCCAGACACTCGGCACCATCTACAGCGTGCTTTGCGCCAGCCCTGGCTATCTCGCCCGGCATGGTACGCCGCGCGCTGTCGAAGACCTTCGCGAGCACCGCTGCCTGCGCTTGCAGGACCCGACCTTTCCGGAAGGCTGGGCTTTCGACGAGAACAACGAGGGTAGCGTGATCCGCCCGCGCGACACCTTCATGGTCAACGTCGCCGAAGCCCTCGCCGGCGCTGCCCGCGCCAATATGGGCATCTGCCTGCTGCCCAGCTACGTGGCTGCTCCGGCGTTGCGCCAGGGCGAACTGGTGCGGGTACTGCCCGAACATCGCCTGCACGTGCGGCAGATCTTCGCGCTCTATCCGTCGCGGCGATTCCTCGACGCGAAGATTCGGACCTGGGTCGAGTTCCTCAAGGAGGAATTGCCCAGCGCTTTCGATGCCGACGAGCGCGTGCTTAACGACGCGAAACACTGGGCTTGA